In Aeromicrobium marinum DSM 15272, one genomic interval encodes:
- the hisD gene encoding histidinol dehydrogenase — translation MMRRLDLRDTSVDYRDIVPRAEVDVEQALAVVVPLCDDVRTRGEAAVLDAGERFDGVRPDALRVPEDELRRALADLDPAVRAALEESVARLRRTCAAELEESVTTVVADGATVERRIVPMDRVGLYVPGGLAPLVSTVLMNAVPAQVAGVREIALASPPQAAFGGLPHPTILGACALLGLTEVYAAGGAQALAMLAYGTVSTGGDVEPVNLITGPGNIYVAAAKRHLQGTVAIDSEAGPTEIAIIADVTADAAFVAADLISQAEHDPMAASVLVTDSEDFAARVDVELEKQVPATTHTERIRTALDGPQSATVLVRDIEQAIDVANAYAAEHLEIQTADAAGVAARITNAGAIFVGAFTPVSLGDYAAGSNHVLPTAGCACHSSGLSVRAFCKNMHVVTYDEAALREVGGHVVTLAAAEDLPGHGEAVAVRLAR, via the coding sequence GTGATGCGACGACTCGACCTCCGGGACACTTCCGTGGACTACCGCGACATCGTCCCGCGGGCCGAGGTCGACGTGGAGCAGGCGTTGGCCGTGGTCGTCCCGCTGTGCGACGACGTCCGCACCCGCGGCGAGGCCGCGGTGCTCGACGCGGGGGAGCGTTTCGACGGCGTCCGGCCCGACGCCCTGCGGGTGCCCGAGGACGAGCTGCGACGCGCCCTGGCGGACCTCGATCCCGCGGTCCGTGCCGCGTTGGAGGAGTCCGTCGCCCGCCTGCGACGCACCTGCGCGGCCGAGCTGGAGGAGTCGGTGACCACCGTCGTCGCCGACGGTGCCACCGTCGAGCGGCGGATCGTGCCGATGGACCGCGTTGGCCTGTACGTGCCCGGTGGTCTGGCGCCGCTCGTCTCGACGGTGCTGATGAACGCGGTGCCCGCACAGGTGGCCGGCGTCCGCGAGATCGCGCTGGCCAGTCCGCCCCAGGCGGCCTTCGGTGGCCTGCCCCACCCGACGATCCTCGGAGCGTGTGCCCTGCTCGGCCTGACCGAGGTGTACGCGGCCGGTGGCGCCCAGGCGCTCGCGATGCTGGCGTACGGCACGGTCTCGACCGGCGGCGACGTCGAGCCGGTCAACCTGATCACCGGTCCGGGCAACATCTACGTCGCCGCCGCCAAGCGTCATTTGCAGGGCACCGTGGCGATCGACTCCGAGGCGGGCCCCACCGAGATCGCGATCATCGCCGACGTCACCGCCGATGCCGCGTTCGTGGCGGCCGACCTCATCAGCCAGGCCGAGCACGATCCGATGGCTGCCAGCGTGCTGGTCACCGACAGCGAGGACTTCGCCGCCCGCGTCGACGTGGAGCTCGAGAAGCAGGTGCCGGCGACGACGCACACCGAGCGCATCCGCACCGCCCTCGACGGACCGCAGTCGGCCACCGTGCTGGTGCGCGACATCGAGCAGGCCATCGACGTGGCGAACGCGTACGCCGCGGAGCACCTCGAGATCCAGACCGCGGACGCCGCCGGCGTCGCCGCGCGCATCACCAACGCCGGTGCGATCTTCGTGGGGGCCTTCACCCCGGTGTCGCTGGGCGACTACGCAGCCGGCTCCAACCACGTGCTCCCCACGGCCGGGTGCGCCTGTCACTCCTCAGGGCTGTCGGTGCGGGCCTTCTGCAAGAACATGCACGTCGTGACCTACGACGAGGCGGCACTGCGCGAGGTCGGCGGGCACGTCGTGACCCTCGCGGCGGCGGAGGACCTGCCCGGCCACGGTGAGGCCGTCGCCGTCAGGCTCGCCCGGTGA
- the ybaK gene encoding Cys-tRNA(Pro) deacylase, whose protein sequence is MATGTPATEALRRAGVDFVLHTYAHDPRATSYGLEAARALQVEPDRVFKTLVVALDSSRAVGVVPVSRSLDLKALAAALGSKKAQLADPVDAERVTGFVTGGISPVGQKRRLPTVLDESLQQWDTIFVSGGRRGLDVEVSADDLVRLTDGVLAAIAR, encoded by the coding sequence GTGGCCACCGGCACCCCTGCGACCGAGGCACTGCGCCGAGCCGGCGTGGACTTCGTCCTGCACACCTACGCGCACGACCCGCGCGCCACCTCGTACGGGCTCGAGGCGGCCCGGGCGCTGCAGGTCGAGCCGGACCGGGTGTTCAAGACCTTGGTCGTCGCGCTCGACTCGTCGCGGGCCGTCGGCGTCGTGCCCGTGAGCCGGTCGCTGGACCTCAAGGCCCTCGCGGCGGCCCTCGGATCCAAGAAGGCCCAGCTGGCCGACCCTGTCGACGCCGAACGGGTCACCGGCTTCGTGACCGGCGGCATCTCGCCGGTCGGCCAGAAGCGGCGACTGCCGACGGTGCTGGACGAGTCGCTGCAGCAGTGGGACACGATCTTCGTCTCCGGCGGACGACGAGGCCTGGACGTGGAGGTGTCAGCCGACGACCTGGTCCGCCTGACCGACGGGGTCCTGGCCGCGATCGCCCGCTGA